Part of the Bacillota bacterium genome is shown below.
TGCGTACAGCTCATTTCAGTTATATACTTAAGGCGGAGGTGATTTCTATGGCTTTGCTAACAGCCGAGGCCCTGGCAGAGGCCCTGAATGTTACAGTGGATACCATTTTTCACTACACCAGGCATAAGCGGATTCCCTTCATTGACTTAGGCGATCAGCAGTACCGCTATGACCTGGAGCAAGTGCTGCAGGCCCTAAACGCCCATGAAGTCCGGGAACAAAAAACCTCAAACCGGCCGGAGCCAGGCAAATCCTATACCTACCAGGACTATCTGCTCTTGCCTGAAGAACCGGGATTTCGTTTTGAGGTCCTGGAGGGAGAGCTTATAAAAGAACCCTCGCCCTCCATTATCCATCAGCTGATCTCGGGAAGATTATTTTCCATGCTGGACACTTACTTTTTAGCCCACGACCCCCAGGGCCTGCTACTCTTTGCTCCCATGGATACTACCTTTGGCGAAAAGACTGTGGTTCAGCCCGATCTTCTCTATGTTTCATCGGCCAAAACCGCTTTGGTCCGCAAACAACGGATTGATGGACCGCCAGACTTGGTGGTTGAAATCCTTTCC
Proteins encoded:
- a CDS encoding DNA-binding protein — its product is MSMALLTAEALAEALNVTVDTIFHYTRHKRIPFIDLGDQQYRYDLEQVLQALNAHEVREQKTSNRPEPGKSYTYQDYLLLPEEPGFRFEVLEGELIKEPSPSIIHQLISGRLFSMLDTYFLAHDPQGLLLFAPMDTTFGEKTVVQPDLLYVSSAKTALVRKQRIDGPPDLVVEILSPGNKRKDRLRKLNIYLRAGVSHFWLVDPEEKTMECFTLRDGNYVLITSGLESDLVMPPDFPDLAINLSLLWEGIDTIPD